Part of the Panicum virgatum strain AP13 chromosome 4N, P.virgatum_v5, whole genome shotgun sequence genome is shown below.
CATCTGCCCACACCGAAAGATCCAACGACCCAAGCTCACTCCATGGTAGTATATATACAGTAGTTGGACCATGTTGGCAGATAAATATCATGTCATAAATGTACACAATGAAGTGTCATATTGCGTTCAAGATATGATATTTGTGCTACCTGGTGTTTATGCGGTCACCAAGTTTTTTTTTGCCACCTTGCGGAGAAAACAACTGAAAATGCAAAATAAGGTGAGACATTAATGCTGACTTCCATCATAACTAAACCCATTGATGGGTTTTccccattagcatctatcggttTGCAGCATTTAGCACATTTTTTCATGAAAATAATATTTCGCACATTTTCACGGGCTACATATTTACACATAAGAGTCGCGGTCACTTGCCTTATTTCGCAAAGAGTTTTATCCAAATATATGATATATCTTTTTTAAACACTTAAGTTGTATTGCGATTTATAAAGCCAGTAATAATACCTTTGCATGTAATCAGGATCCTTAAAGACTACTAAAGGTGTACCAATTAACCACCGCAATACTGCTTGCCGCAGGATGACACGATAAGAATAATGTCCCCATAAAGTTCAAATGCTACCAAATTCACGAGGTCCATACCTCCCAATTGAATTCCTTAACTAGAAATAAATCTCTTCACCACTGGAGAAATCACAAATTTCTCTTCCTCGACCTAAACTATATATACAGAAGTGATGCTATTTGTGCTACACCTTGATGTTTAGCTAGTGTACAGTTCCCCTTTTTATCTTCACATCTTGGCAGGAATAGGATGACAGTGGAGAAAACTGGAAATGCATGGTGAGGAAATGTTGGCGCTAGGGGGAGTGAAAAATGTGAGACGCATGTAGCTAGCTCTGTTTGTATCACAACCAATGCGTCAGATACATGTGAGTTGGCACTTATGCCAAAGATGGTTGCCTTTAAGACGCTGTGACACAGATGTACAAGCGCGCTAAACAGATGGACAAAATTCATCCGTAGAGGATACGCTACTGGAAAAGGTTGGTTTGTGGAATATAATTCTGGTATAGTGTATTGAGGACCCATACTGCAAGAATTCACATGAGTGATGTTGGCGTTTTATTGGCAACTTTGATGGAATTTGCCTCCCGGTGATTTAATCCTCATTTACCAAGCCCGTTGGAAGTTTTCCACCCCACCACATGGTTTTGATCGGAAGCATAAGAACTTGTTTGGAAAAGCTGCTGTGTTGTTTTGTGGTTTCTTCTTGACCCATTTGTCATCTGATATGTGTTGATCTTTCAGCTGATTAAATTTCATTGGTCATCAATAGCTAGGAGTAGTATATGGGTCCCATCATTATTATAAGATCATCATGAGCCAAGATCAATAGCTTTGTAACATCAACAAGAGGGTAGACATCCTTGTTAATGACTAATATAAAACCAGAAATAGAACAAGCCATCATAATTCATGACAGACACAAGCTTTCACAAATTAATTATTTCCATTCAGTCATATATACGATCGACCCCATAATAATGTGTTTTATATATAATGTTGACCCCATAATAATGTTGCACAAGCACAAACGATGTGTGCAAAGCAAAGAAACACTTGGTCCCTCCCGATCAAACGAGAAATTACAGCACAGCCAATCTTTCCATCCCCTACAAGACCACCCTAATGGCTCACCATCACATGTCCCCCAGTGAAGTTAGTAGAAGATCATGGTAGCAACCATAGCCGCAATGCTGACCATGGCAGCCCCACATTTGAGGGTAGCAGTGCTGGAGTGATCAGCATCAGCCGGTCCCTCGGCAGGTCCCTCAGCGGCAGGGGTTGCCGCCGAGGTGGATGGTGGGGGAGGGCTTGATGCCTCCTCGTCTGTGGAAGAAGATGGTGAAGAGGTGGTGGTTGGCGTCGCAGCAGCTGGACCAGACTTCCTGGACGATGACGGGGTGGGGGCAGCTTCGGGAGCCTTCGTAGGCGTAGCTTTCTTGGCAGCCTCAGGTGCCTTGGCAGGAGTAGGAGCCTTTGATGCCTTCGGTGACTCCGCTGgggcctccgccgcgctgaGGGCAGCAATGGCGAGGATGTAGAAGAGGATCGCTACGGTGATGCGCGACATTTTTATTGGCTGGATGTGGTGAAGGAAGAAAGGTTGCAAAATTTGTTTCTAGCTTTGTGGGGTGAGTTGCAAAGGAAGATGAGGACGAATTGTTATAGGTGGGTCATGCTGGTAAGGTTGAGAGGATGGGAGGAACTCACGGGGACATCTGAGGTGGGGATGAAGGCTGCCCGGGTGTTGCGCGCCATTGTTGTTTCAAACGATTAGTGATCCACTGGCTTGTGGGGCCTGTCCCGTTATTATGGTTGGTGTGTCAGATGGGCCTATATTCGGCCTAGTTATTTGTGGGCCTGCAAGCCGAGGGTACCAAGGCTGTACTGTTCACAACTCACACTTTTGCAGTGGCTACCGTGCAGTTAGCTTTATCTTTGATACGTGCAGTTTGGGACAATATCGTGCTCTGCTAGTAAACACGAGCTATATCACGGGGGTAGTCACTTCTCAAGTTCTCTTAAGCTGAGGAACAATCTGCATAAGCAGCATCAGCTATTGGCATACATCTTCGAATTCTATCACAGGTATATCTGAAGTATAGCTGAAATTTCCCGATACACAATGCAGTGCTCAGGACTGAATAAATATGATTACAAAATGAAACAAAAGCAAGTTTACAGCGCTTAATCCATCACCACTAGAGCAATTCCACAAGCACCTCAACTCAACTCAACTCAAGCCAGAACTTACAATTACATCAGCACTTCAGCATTATCATACATACACTTGCAATCAGAAGGGGGCATTATAGTACAAGGACCTGCAGCCTTGACCGTGCCTCCGCAGCTAAATTCAAGCGCTCCTCGTTAGGGTTCTCTCTCGCAGCCGCGAGAGCTTCAGCATATGTTATTCTTTCCTGCTCTATCTTGTCAACCTCAATCTTGTCAATTTCAGTCTGAGAAGAAATTAATAATTGTTAGCTTGATATAGTCAATGCTTGGggaaagcatctactcagtttTCTTTGTGCTAATATTCCCATATTCAGCATCAACAAAAATATTGCAAGATAAAAAATGTTATTCCATTATACAAATTTCCAGCCGAAGAATCCCTCACATTGATTGAGAGTAAAAAAGTATCAGTGGTAAATGCCAGTGTTTCTAAAGGCAGGGCACATTTCAGAAAATGCAATTAGATTGTCAGCAACAAGCAATGAGTAACTATAAAACTCATAACACCATCTAACATTCTATTACTAATTTTAATGGTTCAAGTAGGTCAATGATGCTTCAAGGATGCGTGGTTACCGTTGTTTGAAGTGCCTCTAATTCATATGATGATGGCATACTGCCATCATAACAGTCACCTGAAACATTCTCTGAAATTTTCTCAAATAATGCCATCAATGAGCTTATCTCAAATTCCATATTGAACATATCTCCTTGAAGATCTTCTACTTTTTTATTCGACATCTGTACCTCCCATTCCAATTTCTCTAAAGAAGCTTGTTTGTCCGCAAGCATAATCTGTGGAAAGACAGAAAAGATGAAAATAAAGGCTTTTAGCATCACTAAAATTAACAAACATTTTATTTTAGCatcttaaacaaaaaaaatatttaatgtTTTGGATAGCATGTGTGAGTAGAAAATCACTATATATAAGTCATCTGAAAGGGGTATACTTACAACCCACCAAATGATTTATTTGTGCAAAAGAACAACTACACTTTACCCAATGTCTCAATCAAATCAGCTAGAATTGTACAAAGTatgatgtgattctgggcagAACAGCGTAGCTGATTTGCAGTTTACTCAAAACAAAAGATAAGAAACTTTTGACTAACAGCATTGAACAATACCCAGGTTTCGACCATGAACTGCCATTGTAAAGCACCGCCGGAATTATGTATGTGTGAAGTGTGCATGGCCGAATGCAATGCAAAACAATACTTGTGGCGGTGGATTTATGCACGAGTCATTGTGACCGGTGTTCTTAAAATTTACCACTGTTCTAAATAGAAGCTGTTATAGCCTTTATCCATTATGTCAGACTACATAGAGGTCGATTATATGGTTTGCCCTCGATTTTACTAGCTTAGTTGGGCCATTTTCTGGGACTCGGTAACAGCAAGAAATTTGTCAAATCTTTAGCCAAAAACTGCTGCCGTGCATAATTGCTAGGAAGTCCTTTTTATGTTCAGGAAATATGTATAGTACACTGTTTATACATCTATCTAAATTGTTTGTAAAATCAGGTACATGAACACATATACATAAAGGTTGTAAGGTAGGTAACCATTCATTACTTGTGCACTGCTATTCAGAACATGGGTTTCTCATTCTGAGGGAAATGACATAGTGCCAACTTTGATGGTGGTATCTCACTCCTTTATGTCATAGTTATAAGGAAAATATCGAATTTCTACAGGTTTATAGGTATTACCATCCTCATTGATTCAGACTTTCAGGGTACTAGTAAACCACTATCTATGAGCAATTGACAGCAGTTTACCTTTGCATCATGCAACTGAGAATTGGTAGATCTGATCAAAGCTTCTTTCTCAGCCACCTGGCGCCTCAGCTCATCAATAGTCGCATATGCTGCATTCATCTCATTCACCGAGCTCTGAGCACACCTTAGCGCCTCCTCCTTCTCGAGCAGTTTCTTTTGCAGGTCATCGATCTGCTCACGCAGCACAGCAACCTCATCCTTGGGTTTATTTTCAGCCCCAGACAGAGACAATGGCGCGACCGAACCGTTCTCGCCATTGGAATCCAGGGTGCTCTTTTTGGCTGCATCACCCGGGTCTCTCCGCTTTTTCGCCGACACGCTCTGTGGCGACTTGACGCTCTTCAAATCGCTCGCCTGTAAGAATGAACCATCCATCCTCAGGTTCTAAGGGAACATCTCTACCAAAGCCAAAGAGCAATTATCACGATAGTTTTACAGGAGAATCGCATGCATTGAAGGTTCAGCTGTATCAACCATCCCTAGCTAGGCTACAAAACATACGAAAGCTGCGAGTTTTACAAGATCTACGAAACTATCATTGTGAGACCGCCTAATCTGAATGGGGGGGATCAGCCTTTGGCCGCATTAATTTCATCCAAATCGTAACTAAACACCGGAGTGGGGCAGTCGAAGGAAATCCGCAATTTAAGGTAGAAAAAAAGTATTAGATTCAAACTTAAGCAACCGGGACCGGAACAGAACTGACCAATCCACGGTGTCCAAGAAAGAAGCATACGGCTGAATTAATTGAGGAGGAGAAGATGGCACCAGAGCCAGGAACGGACCTTcttggccggcgccggcgtgtagacgagcgaggcgcggcgcgagtAGGATGGGTTTACCCTCCGGTCCTGCGGCCATGAGCAACCAGCACAGGGCAGCGGTCAAACGGTGCACGAGCCCAAGAAGAAGAACCTCGCCACAGGCCCCCGGACCCCGGCGAGATCTGCACGCCACCCACTCACCATGAGCGACTCGACGAGCGGCACCATCTCCACGAGGTTCTTGaacagcacccgatccacgttcccgccgccgccgccctcgccggccgccccgcccccgcccccgcagcCGTTGCCGGCCTCCGCCGGCTGGGATCGGTCGTGCATTCCGTGGCCCGTTTGAAATCGAACCGAAATCGGAATCGGGGGAGGAGAACGAACGAATAATGCGGGGTGGAAATGTAACCGAATGGAATGGAATTGGGGTGGAAACGGCTGGAGGAATGGGAATGGAGTCGGGGTCGTGGGTTTAAGGCTTTCCGAGACGTTGGGCTCGGGTAGGACCGGGCCGGCCGGTTGCTTGCTTTTCTAAGACGCTTGACGAGGAGGCTTGCGGGAAGAACAAATGGAGATGCCGTGGCTTTTGGTAAAGAGAGCAGCGCTGGGCCACCGATTATGAGTGGGTTAACTGGGTAATGGAAGTGGGTCTGGATGTTACGCATATTAAATTTAGTGGCTTTATACCCTATCTGTTTCATTTTCCGACCGGTCTGGCCTAACCGCCGGGTCCGGTAGCGGTTAACCGGTCCGGTTaagccggttaccggtcggaactggTCAAacgcaaatttgaattcaaaattccccGTTGAAGCAGTtctaaccggtataccggccggttagaccggtttaccgaccggtttgccCGGTATACCGGTGACTTGGACGGTTCGGTTCTTAGAGGCATACCGGCCGGTTattccggtttaccggccggtttggccggtataccggtggtTTCGAGTAGTTTTTCGACGCTTAAAAAATGGAtccccggtgtgaaataaaagaaaattttggcattagctatgcacattttaatgtaaatgaccCTACCAAAGCAATAATatataatcatgcatacaaatacaataataataagcgtgcatacaaatacggagtcatacacctatacacatgaaatgaaagttcaacgtaggaatgggaagaccctcatttgggacgcggtttggtattcAGCGGTGGACATCAAAacgatacctcgcactctaagcagctcagccttgtagtgttgccaagtttgacCCGTCCACGtcgatgttgtctgccattcctgaactaacatagtataaaaatgggggtcttcccattcgtacacccatctcgtcggtggctgcatgctgatgtcaggaatggggtagtgaaaagagtgcatggaatcgctgtaggaggaagaagagtgctGTGGACTGTTATAGTCTGtcggtccacctgttctcctctgcgagTGCGGTACTCAatggtcggtgtcctgagtagcatgtgtgaactgagtctcccctgcaatcaaccaaatttcataattagtagtcaatactcatagtcagaaatatgtgtcTATTTATATGTGTaatgtatacctgtgaaacgaacaccatgagcaccaccactaccagcagcagcagcatgagcaccactaccaccacctccAGCATCAGGATCAGCaccgtcaccatcatcaccatcatcgaccgagctgctatcctcggactcctgatacggaggactacgctcaccttcgccatcatcagtctcggtgtcgctgctcactggttttgctgtttCTTTGCCTTTTCGACGCTTCGGGTCACCCTTCTTAGACCCCTTCTGCAACTTTCTCTTCCCTAAGTGAGTGTCACCTATATTTTgacgtgcccaatcgctgatggaatcattccccgtagcctcacgtagatctgatacgtttatttgatctctgacaatatgggatgggagagggatgtcgctgtcatcatcatcctcgtctagaactggagcccggttggatctaccatattccatccattcccgcaccggattattctcatcatagaaagaaagatgggctagctggtcaatgaaatcaccttcttcacgcattagtgggccggagacctcctcaagtcggagatgaaggttgtagttgacatagacaagcttattaagtttcttgtgcgacaaccgattgcgaacctttgtatgcagcaaggcaaaagtactccagttccgctcgcatccactagacgaacaacattgtgaaacaaaCC
Proteins encoded:
- the LOC120670556 gene encoding protein MICROTUBULE BINDING PROTEIN 2C-like, which codes for MHDRSQPAEAGNGCGGGGGAAGEGGGGGNVDRVLFKNLVEMVPLVESLMDRRVNPSYSRRASLVYTPAPAKKASDLKSVKSPQSVSAKKRRDPGDAAKKSTLDSNGENGSVAPLSLSGAENKPKDEVAVLREQIDDLQKKLLEKEEALRCAQSSVNEMNAAYATIDELRRQVAEKEALIRSTNSQLHDAKIMLADKQASLEKLEWEVQMSNKKVEDLQGDMFNMEFEISSLMALFEKISENVSGDCYDGSMPSSYELEALQTTTEIDKIEVDKIEQERITYAEALAAARENPNEERLNLAAEARSRLQVLVL
- the LOC120669227 gene encoding classical arabinogalactan protein 6-like, which produces MSRITVAILFYILAIAALSAAEAPAESPKASKAPTPAKAPEAAKKATPTKAPEAAPTPSSSRKSGPAAATPTTTSSPSSSTDEEASSPPPPSTSAATPAAEGPAEGPADADHSSTATLKCGAAMVSIAAMVATMIFY